Proteins from a single region of Fusobacteriaceae bacterium:
- a CDS encoding type II toxin-antitoxin system RelB/DinJ family antitoxin translates to MATTSITFRLDAELKKHAESAFESMGLNMTSALTVFIKTVVREGRIPFQIVTDEYAGPKKSAKEALLALEKYAGTLKRDVDIKKELAEYREERYADSTRH, encoded by the coding sequence ATGGCAACGACAAGCATAACATTCCGTCTGGACGCGGAACTGAAAAAACATGCGGAAAGCGCTTTTGAAAGCATGGGACTGAATATGACTTCCGCGCTGACAGTATTTATCAAGACCGTAGTCAGGGAAGGACGAATCCCGTTTCAGATTGTCACGGATGAGTATGCGGGACCGAAAAAAAGCGCAAAAGAAGCGTTATTAGCGCTTGAAAAGTACGCCGGTACGTTGAAAAGAGACGTGGATATCAAAAAGGAGCTTGCCGAGTATAGAGAGGAACGC
- a CDS encoding WYL domain-containing protein, translating to MKKQRILDIYLKFLENKEVTIKDISEEYDVSPRSIQRDIRDLRTFFQLAAIPADIIYEPSIKGYVMRDDNRNQLTNDEILAVCKILLESRAFVKEEMMRIIDKIVNLCVPRANYKVIGKMLDNEKYHYNEPHHRKKFLGKLWNIGNAIQQQLKIRITYTKTNNESVKRVLHPVGLMFSEFYFYLLAFIENADKSKFRNPDDLFPTIYRVDRIKSLKVTKENFPVVYIKDRFEEGLFRKRVQFMTGGKLRKIRFKYFGRSLEAVLDRLPTAVVKAQYKSYALIEAEVFGDGIEAWIRGQGKDVEVIG from the coding sequence ATGAAAAAGCAGAGAATTCTGGATATTTATTTAAAATTTTTGGAAAACAAGGAAGTCACGATCAAGGATATTTCCGAGGAATACGACGTCAGCCCCCGAAGCATCCAGCGGGATATCCGGGACCTCAGGACATTTTTCCAGCTGGCCGCAATCCCCGCGGACATCATTTACGAGCCCTCCATCAAGGGCTATGTGATGCGGGACGACAACCGCAACCAGCTGACTAATGATGAAATTCTCGCGGTCTGCAAGATCCTCCTGGAAAGCCGCGCCTTTGTCAAGGAAGAGATGATGCGGATCATCGACAAGATCGTCAATCTGTGCGTCCCCAGGGCCAACTACAAAGTGATCGGAAAAATGCTGGATAATGAGAAATACCACTATAACGAGCCCCATCATCGGAAAAAATTTCTGGGAAAACTGTGGAACATCGGGAACGCCATCCAGCAGCAGCTCAAGATCCGGATCACCTATACCAAAACAAATAACGAGAGCGTAAAAAGGGTTCTGCATCCCGTGGGGCTGATGTTCTCGGAATTTTACTTTTATCTCCTGGCCTTTATCGAAAATGCCGACAAATCAAAATTCCGCAATCCCGATGACCTGTTCCCGACCATATACCGGGTGGACCGGATCAAGTCGCTCAAAGTCACGAAGGAGAACTTCCCTGTGGTCTATATCAAAGACCGCTTTGAAGAAGGGCTGTTCCGGAAGCGGGTGCAGTTCATGACCGGAGGAAAGCTCCGGAAAATCCGCTTCAAGTATTTCGGCCGGTCGCTGGAGGCTGTCCTCGACCGCCTGCCCACCGCTGTCGTCAAGGCTCAGTACAAGTCCTACGCCCTCATTGAGGCGGAAGTTTTTGGAGACGGGATTGAGGCCTGGATCCGGGGGCAGGGGAAGGATGTGGAGGTTATCGGGTGA
- a CDS encoding lactate utilization protein, which produces MTVKEAAIGKQYALLGPQVVKNLESRNFAAYYCATKEEALQKALSLIPDGSTVSWGGSVTVAEIGLIDAVYQNKTLTLLDRDKTTTPEDRMESMRQALLCDVYLTSTNALTEDGILVNIDGNGNRVAAQTFGPKSVIMIVGMNKLTKTFREAIVRARNYAAPANTLRISATNPLKTPCAATGSCGDCKSPDSICSFIVETRMCKFKGRTKVILVGESLGF; this is translated from the coding sequence ATGACAGTAAAAGAAGCGGCAATCGGCAAACAGTATGCCCTGTTGGGGCCACAGGTCGTCAAAAACCTCGAGAGCAGAAATTTCGCGGCCTATTATTGCGCCACAAAGGAAGAGGCTTTGCAAAAGGCGCTGTCCCTCATTCCCGACGGATCCACGGTTTCTTGGGGCGGCTCCGTGACCGTGGCGGAAATCGGGTTAATCGACGCCGTCTACCAAAACAAGACGCTGACGCTCCTCGACCGGGACAAGACCACAACGCCTGAAGATCGCATGGAGAGCATGCGGCAGGCCCTTTTGTGCGACGTGTATCTCACGAGTACCAACGCCCTGACCGAAGACGGAATCCTTGTCAATATCGACGGAAACGGCAACCGGGTGGCCGCCCAAACTTTCGGGCCCAAATCCGTCATCATGATCGTCGGCATGAACAAGCTCACGAAAACCTTCCGGGAAGCCATCGTCCGGGCCAGAAATTACGCCGCGCCGGCCAATACGCTGCGGATCAGCGCGACGAACCCCTTGAAGACGCCCTGCGCCGCAACCGGTTCCTGCGGGGACTGCAAGAGTCCCGACAGCATCTGCTCCTTTATCGTAGAGACCAGAATGTGCAAATTCAAGGGCCGGACAAAGGTCATCCTCGTCGGAGAGAGTTTGGGATTTTAA